The nucleotide sequence GCTTCTGCATTTTTTCATTAAATTTATTTGAATACACATTCCCATAGTTTCTTATAAACATTTCCTTATTAATTTTTTTTACAATATCTGATGACGCTCTGTACACCCCCTCATCACCTTCACCCGAAACCAAAACCAAAAGGAGTGATGGACTCAATGGGAATATCATAAATAAAAGAGGATTAGGGAAATTAGGAAGTCCAACATCGGCGCGTCTAATCCGAAATAGGGGGTTATCAGCCGTCACAAACGGCGTTTGTGTTTCATTCACCAACAACATCCACTTCATATTATATAAAAAACTACAAAACCTTTTCCCCATGGATTCAAAAAAATTGAGTATATACTTTCCATTGACCACGGGTTTAATCTGGTCATTTATCTTGTCTATTTCTTCTCTATCAGCATAAGGATCTAGGCCGAGTACTTTCCCGGCCTTACGATACATATCCTCTTGACTTAGCACCGTTTTTTTGAATTGATCAAGAACAGTCTCAGTCATCTCTATCATCATCGCCATTCTATCTGGTGAACGAAATAAATAAAGTCCTATATACCGTGCAAAATTCTCTCTAACCTTCCTACGAGGAAGTTTCAATCCATCTAGTATTTGAAA is from Desulfobaculum bizertense DSM 18034 and encodes:
- a CDS encoding DUF4238 domain-containing protein, yielding MQKKNKNHFVAASYLSRFAEIDGKLCVYRKGDCFYSKPSQVGFVKRLYTVDWMKDEDKNVIEDWIMDIESNAQLGFQILDGLKLPRRKVRENFARYIGLYLFRSPDRMAMMIEMTETVLDQFKKTVLSQEDMYRKAGKVLGLDPYADREEIDKINDQIKPVVNGKYILNFFESMGKRFCSFLYNMKWMLLVNETQTPFVTADNPLFRIRRADVGLPNFPNPLLFMIFPLSPSLLLVLVSGEGDEGVYRASSDIVKKINKEMFIRNYGNVYSNKFNEKMQKLSLKYREVQEKCTLTTSKNAVHGEENVVVGECDHFNGSYKFFSEKNRIVNCALDIFSLPHY